In Myxococcus stipitatus, the following are encoded in one genomic region:
- a CDS encoding pitrilysin family protein, translating to MRKASPKSAPARAADPALKSLFEVHEATLPNGLQVRLLPNRQAPVVSLYTFFNVGSRNERPGITGISHLFEHMMFNGAKKYGPKMFDKTLEANGGSSNAYTSHDMTVYYDDFASDALETVLDLESDRMRSLRISQDMLTSEREVVKEERRVRTDNDIGGMMDEELGTLVYKAHAYRWPVIGWMADIDAISREDCQTYFRTYYAPNNAMLYIAGDIDPKKTLALVRRYYGDIPRGPAPLPVINAEPEQRGERRSTVRHPAQSPAVMIGYRGPAARDEDTLALDVAQYVLTKGEGSRLTRSLVYEQKLVVGVGLDWSWRIDPGTVLFFLELKPDSDPQKAEAALYAELEKLARDGITERELQKALNNLRSDHLRELGTNNGRAHAMGNYEALLGDWRHVLTLPSAYAAVTSEKVKAAAAKYLIPERRSVVTLLPAPSEA from the coding sequence ATGCGCAAGGCTTCCCCGAAGTCCGCTCCCGCTCGCGCGGCGGACCCCGCCCTCAAGTCCCTGTTCGAAGTGCACGAGGCCACGCTGCCCAACGGCCTCCAGGTGCGCCTGCTGCCCAACCGCCAGGCGCCCGTCGTCAGCCTCTACACCTTCTTCAACGTGGGCAGCCGCAACGAGCGGCCCGGCATCACCGGCATCAGCCACCTGTTCGAGCACATGATGTTCAACGGGGCCAAGAAGTACGGCCCCAAGATGTTCGACAAGACGCTGGAGGCCAACGGCGGAAGCTCCAACGCGTACACGTCCCACGACATGACGGTGTACTACGACGACTTCGCGTCGGACGCGCTGGAGACGGTGCTGGACCTGGAGTCGGACCGGATGCGCTCGCTGCGCATCTCCCAGGACATGCTCACCAGCGAGCGCGAGGTGGTGAAGGAAGAGCGCCGCGTCCGCACGGACAACGACATCGGCGGGATGATGGACGAGGAGCTGGGGACACTCGTCTACAAGGCCCATGCGTACCGCTGGCCCGTGATTGGCTGGATGGCGGACATCGACGCCATCTCCCGCGAGGACTGCCAGACGTACTTCCGCACGTACTACGCCCCCAACAACGCGATGCTCTACATCGCCGGCGACATCGACCCGAAGAAGACGCTGGCCCTGGTGCGCCGCTACTACGGCGACATCCCCCGAGGACCCGCGCCGCTGCCCGTCATCAACGCGGAGCCCGAACAGCGCGGTGAGCGCCGCTCCACCGTGCGCCACCCCGCGCAGTCCCCGGCGGTGATGATCGGCTACCGGGGCCCCGCCGCGCGCGACGAGGACACCCTGGCCTTGGACGTGGCGCAGTATGTGCTCACCAAGGGGGAGGGGAGCCGGCTGACGCGCTCGCTGGTGTACGAGCAGAAGCTCGTGGTGGGCGTGGGGCTCGACTGGTCGTGGCGCATCGACCCAGGCACCGTGCTCTTCTTCCTGGAGCTCAAGCCCGACTCCGATCCGCAGAAGGCCGAGGCCGCGCTGTACGCGGAGTTGGAGAAGCTGGCGCGCGACGGCATCACCGAGCGCGAGCTCCAGAAGGCGCTCAACAACCTGCGATCAGACCACCTGCGCGAGCTGGGCACGAACAATGGCCGCGCCCACGCGATGGGCAACTACGAGGCCCTGCTGGGCGACTGGCGGCACGTGCTCACCCTGCCTTCCGCCTACGCGGCCGTGACGAGCGAGAAGGTGAAGGCCGCCGCCGCGAAATACCTCATCCCCGAGCGCCGCTCCGTCGTGACGCTGCTGCCCGCGCCCTCCGAGGCGTGA
- a CDS encoding response regulator transcription factor: MDRTRIFVVEDQPQLLKNLLKVLSTFEELELVGSSQEGEAAVEDIVRVRPHLVLLDLELPGINGIQVTQKVKRQAPEVEILILTSFDDEQKVYEAIQAGASGYLVKRVGPEKIRAGIQEVMGGGTVLEPIIARRFWNYFQSVQAKPATPEKKADNPWKLTPTEFEVLRYVAKGLSNAEVGQVMTLERRTVRTHLSHIYRKMGVNSHVEAVVMALREGVVDL; this comes from the coding sequence ATGGATCGCACTCGAATCTTCGTCGTCGAGGACCAACCCCAGCTGCTCAAGAACCTGCTCAAGGTGTTGAGCACCTTCGAGGAGCTGGAGCTGGTGGGCAGCAGCCAGGAGGGCGAGGCGGCGGTGGAGGACATCGTCCGCGTCCGGCCCCACCTCGTGCTGCTCGACCTGGAGCTGCCGGGCATCAACGGCATCCAAGTGACGCAGAAGGTGAAGCGCCAGGCGCCCGAGGTGGAGATCCTCATCCTCACCTCGTTCGACGACGAGCAGAAGGTCTACGAGGCCATCCAGGCTGGGGCCTCCGGCTACCTGGTGAAGCGCGTGGGGCCGGAGAAGATCCGGGCCGGCATCCAGGAGGTGATGGGGGGCGGTACGGTCCTGGAGCCCATCATCGCCCGCCGGTTCTGGAACTACTTCCAGTCCGTCCAGGCGAAGCCCGCCACGCCCGAGAAGAAGGCGGACAACCCGTGGAAGCTCACGCCCACCGAGTTCGAGGTGCTGCGCTACGTGGCCAAGGGGCTGTCCAACGCGGAGGTGGGGCAGGTGATGACGCTCGAGCGGCGGACCGTCCGGACGCACCTGTCGCATATCTACCGGAAGATGGGCGTCAACTCCCATGTGGAGGCCGTGGTGATGGCCCTGCGTGAAGGTGTCGTGGACCTGTAG
- a CDS encoding pitrilysin family protein — translation MASRKSRSPKSSPRRAAKKAPSRAKKPASTKSAPTSRPLVFPSLHESTTSSGLKVVAAERGPLPMVSMRLVIRAGSSTDPAGKHGIADFAARLLRRGTRRMTAEAIDEAVEFVGASLGVGVGEDTLSVAITTPAEHFAQMLEVMGQLVMEPTFPESEVADARERALAQFANDLDEPSVIADRAMVRALWGDHPYGHDVSGSTKTVSTFTRDDAVRYHQERLGPKVAMLVVVGAVDPMKVAQAAEKAFAGWAGGPDAPMVIPALARVVGAGRVVVVDKPDQTQSQVRLGGPGYRMGHEDYFPATAMNIALGGGFTSRLMNEVRVNRGLTYSIGCWFDAMNAAGIFALSTFTKTESTREIIDVSLGEITKVRDSGIKPGELRDAQTYMSGLYPLRTETNESIAHSIADMRLNGLGDDWVEKFRDRLRAVTPKQVSAVARKYCFAEAPAVVVLGKADAVKKQLRGLGPITVVPASEYE, via the coding sequence ATGGCCTCCCGCAAGAGCCGCTCCCCGAAGTCCTCCCCGCGCCGCGCCGCGAAGAAGGCGCCGTCCCGCGCGAAGAAGCCGGCGTCCACGAAGTCCGCCCCCACCAGTCGTCCCCTGGTGTTCCCCTCGCTGCACGAGAGCACTACGTCCAGCGGCCTGAAGGTCGTTGCCGCCGAGCGCGGCCCGCTGCCCATGGTGTCCATGCGGCTGGTGATTCGCGCTGGAAGCTCCACGGACCCCGCGGGCAAGCATGGCATCGCGGACTTCGCCGCGCGGCTGCTGCGCCGAGGCACTCGCCGGATGACGGCGGAGGCCATCGACGAGGCCGTGGAGTTCGTCGGCGCGAGCCTGGGCGTGGGCGTGGGCGAGGACACGCTGTCGGTGGCCATCACCACACCGGCCGAGCACTTCGCGCAGATGTTGGAAGTCATGGGCCAGCTGGTGATGGAGCCCACCTTCCCGGAGTCAGAGGTCGCCGACGCGCGCGAGCGGGCCCTGGCCCAGTTCGCCAACGATCTGGATGAGCCGTCCGTCATCGCCGACCGCGCCATGGTGCGTGCCCTGTGGGGAGACCATCCCTACGGGCATGACGTCAGCGGCTCGACGAAGACGGTGAGCACCTTCACCCGCGATGACGCGGTTCGCTACCACCAGGAGCGGTTGGGGCCCAAGGTGGCCATGCTGGTGGTGGTGGGCGCGGTGGACCCGATGAAGGTGGCCCAGGCGGCGGAGAAGGCCTTCGCCGGATGGGCGGGGGGGCCCGACGCGCCCATGGTCATCCCCGCGCTGGCCCGTGTCGTGGGCGCCGGCCGCGTGGTGGTGGTGGACAAGCCGGACCAGACGCAGTCCCAGGTGCGCCTGGGGGGCCCTGGCTATCGCATGGGCCACGAGGACTACTTCCCGGCCACCGCGATGAACATCGCGCTGGGCGGTGGCTTCACGTCCCGGTTGATGAACGAGGTCCGCGTCAACCGGGGCCTGACGTACAGCATCGGCTGCTGGTTCGACGCGATGAACGCGGCGGGCATCTTCGCGCTGTCGACGTTCACCAAAACGGAGTCGACCCGGGAGATCATCGACGTGTCGCTGGGCGAGATCACCAAGGTGCGCGACTCGGGCATCAAGCCGGGCGAGCTGCGCGACGCGCAGACGTACATGAGCGGCCTCTACCCGCTGCGCACGGAGACGAACGAGTCCATCGCGCACAGCATCGCCGACATGCGCCTGAACGGGCTCGGGGATGACTGGGTGGAGAAGTTCCGTGATCGGCTGCGGGCCGTGACGCCCAAGCAGGTCTCCGCGGTGGCGCGGAAGTACTGCTTCGCGGAGGCGCCCGCCGTGGTGGTGCTGGGCAAGGCCGACGCGGTGAAGAAGCAGCTGCGCGGATTGGGCCCCATCACCGTGGTGCCGGCGTCGGAGTACGAGTGA